The Methylomonas rhizoryzae genome includes the window CTATTACGCGTTCAGCTGGCTCATGCATATCTCCAATACCGTCAAAAATGCGAGGTGATGGGTCAAATGTAAAAGCCTTAACGCCATGGTGAACTGATACGCTTAGCGCCAAACCGCCGCCAAGTGAATGCCCGGTAGCAACAACATTTTTTTGGCTATTTTCGCTGAGGTATTTACCGACAGCTTTGCGTGCTTGTCGATACTGGAAATTAAATGGAGGAATAGCGAGATTTGCTGTTAGGTAGTCTTCTTTGCTGTCGGTCCCACGGAATGCAAACACTACTTTATTTGAGCCGATTTTCTCATAGATATCGTAAGCAAGACCGGAGAGTTTATGTTCCTTTGTGGGTTCTTCGGTAGGCTCGCCGTCGAGGTCTACGCGTACCCATCCAAGTTGGCTGAGATCAAAGCGGACTCGACCAGCTTTCTTTTCATAAGCGTTTGCTGAAAGCATGGCGTAAATAGCCAAGCCACCTGCAACACTTGAGTCAATTGTTTGCATGTCATCACTCATAAACTTTCTCCTCTGGTGTGAATGATTTATACCTGTCAAGTTGCTTAAAAGCTTAATGTTACGCCTAAACGATACCCAGTGCTATTGCCAAATAAGCTAAAAGTCCATTGGGTTTTTAACCCAAAACAAAAATCATCGGCAGCAATAAGCCATTAACCTGCCCCTCGTTTAAAATTTGTGACTGTCTCTTGATGGCCGATAACGGCCATTACTCCCAACCAACTTTTACACATAACAAGTTATTGCGCCCAGCTACAATCCAACCGTGTTTTGCTCAAAACGGTGCAGTCTGAAAACATGAGTCGAGCTGCTTTCCTATCCTAGAATGCAGATAGCCGAAAATAATTTCCCGGTTTGCGGGATTGCATCACTAAATGACGCCGCATTCTTGTTCCCACTGCGTGCGGCAGTTGGATAAAGGACCGGTCAGCCGGAATGAACAGCCCTGTGCCTTAACTGCCTCTTCACCGTGAGACATATCTTTTGTGTTAGTCTATTTCGGCTCTAATCGACAGTTTTCGGCTACCGCCGCAAACGCGTTGCCTTTTTCGGCATGCTGCGGCAAAAATCAACCGTCATTCGCTGCCGACATTTCAATTTCCGCAACCAGCACCTAAAAGAACGCAATGAATGTCTCCGGGAATAAACCACATGTTCAATAGTCAATCCGATGTTCAAGCGTGTTTCACCTTGTTGGACGAATACGAAAAAGGGATTTCCAAATCCATTGCCCGTTACATTCTATCCGGAGACAATCACGCTATCCCGGCGCATTTGGGGCAATTCAGCCGCGAACAATTGCAAACGGCCGCAGTTTCCGCACCGCGCTATCACTACGGGTATTACCAACTGGGTGCGGAACATCAAAAGAAAGCCACCAAGGTATACGAAAACTTCGAAAAACTGTATCGCTCCGACCTCTTGGCTGATATCGAAATAGCCCGACGCTTGGGCGTGGTCATGGCCGCCTGCGCCGATATGAACAACATCCGTCGACATTATCTGGCGGAAGTACCGGATTGGTTTGCGGTCTTGGTTTCCGAGCTGAATATGTTGCATGCCTTCGCCGGGGATCGCGCCGAACTGGCGCAGCATTACGATCAACGCTGGTTTTTATCGTTGACCCGGCAAAACGATTTGGACGTCGCACAGTGGATGCCGGTTTTGCTGGAACGCAGAGAAAACGAATGGAATTGCGGTTTCGTTAAAAAATTGGCGTCGCGCTTCGACTGGCCGGCATTACTGCAAGACCCCGACCTTAGCGCTACCTTGGCGGCACTACACTATTCGGGCCGCGTAGTGCTGGCGGAGTGCTTGTTGCCGCAACAAAATTTGGATGCCGTGCTGGCGGTCGTGGTTTCTTTGCTTTGCGACAAAAGCAAACAAGTGCGGCAAACGGCTCTACCGTTGATACCGAAATTGAGTGCGGAAAAATTGTTGGCCTACTTGGATGCGCATTACCTTGGTTTCGACAACGCAGCGCGTAAAACATTGGTGCCGACGTTACCGGTCATGATCGGCGACGAAGCGGTCGACTTATTGAAAAAGTGGCAAAGCAGCGAACCCAGCAAGGCCATACAAGAAACCATCGGCCAGGCTTTGGCGAACAAGGCGGCGGCCCGGCAAACCGCCGATGCCGAGTTGGAACTGCCGGAATGGAGCCCGTTGGAATCGGAAGCACCCATCGGCAAACATTGGCTCGACACATTAACGGACCAGTACGCCAAATCGCTCAAAGCCTACGAGCGCGCCGCCGAAGCAGAGCGGACCGGAAACCTCGCTCAAAAAACCCAGTACGACTGGCAACAAAAAAACTATAAGAGCTGGCTGGCTTATAAAGCCGACCACATCAAACGCGACTTGGATAAATTGTTGGGCGCTTCGACCGAGTTAGGCTTAAGCGAACGAATTCGGCAAAGCGTCGGGCAATTGACCGGCCAACAATCGGATAGCGATTTTAAAAAGCTCAAGGAATTGTGCTTGAAAGCCGATTTGTTTGCCGATGCCGACTTCAAAGCCGTCCATTTAGTCCGTTTTTTTCAAGGAAATATCGAGATGACCCAAGCCAGGCAATGGTTTACCGCCCATCCCGGCGTCATTACCGATTTACGCCAGTTGGCACAGCTGGTCCGCACACAAGCAGGCGACATTCGCAAATTGGCGCAATGGCTGTTGATTCATTATTGGAACACCGATGCGAGCTTGCCCGATACTTACGGCATGGCGATCTGGCCGTTTTTTGCCGAGAACGAAGACTATCTCAAAGAAGCCTTTGGTCTGCTGGAAAGCCGGGAAGACAGATACCGCAAATTCGAACTCGCGCGCGGCATGGCCATCCTGGCGCAGTTCCCGGTGATTCCGGACATGTATCTGCAAGTGTTGTATCAACAAGCCTTGTCGCCCGCTAAAACCTACGGTCCGTTGGCACGGTCGATTTTAAGCGGCTACGGCATAGCGCCGCAGCGCATCATCGACGCCTTAAGCTCGGGAAAAGCCGACGAACGCATCGTCGCCGCCGACTGGATTGCCGAATTGAAGCTGAACCAGGCAATTCCGGCGCTGCAGACGGCCTTGAAAAAAGAAAAACATCCGGCGGCAACAGCCGTATTGCTTGGCACGCTGCATGACTTGGGCTGCAATATCAGCGCTTATCTGGCGCCGGCCACGATGTTGAAAGAAGCGCAGATCCATTTAAAACAAGCGCTGCCGAAAGGATTGTGCTGGTTTCCGTTCGACGCGCTGCCGACACTCAAATGGCTTAGCGGCGAAGCGGTAGACCGGGACGTTTTGCAATGGTGGCTGGCATTGGCCTGCAAACTCAAACAACCCGAGGGCAATCCCTTGCTGGATTTGTACGTGCGGCAACTGGATGACCGGAGTCAAAAAGCCTTGGGCAATACCATACTGCATGCTTTCATCCGCCAGGACACCTTGAATCCGGGCGACGACGCGGCACATGCCCATGCCAAGCAGTACCATCAAGGGCTTTTCGATAGTTGGCAGCGTTGGGCAAAAAGCGACTGGGGCAAGCAATATGCGGATAAAACCTTGGATGACGCTTACCGCGAGTTATTCAACCAAAAAAAGGCCGAGTATTTAGGCTCGGCAATCGGCGAAAAAGGCATCCTGGCGCTGGCGGCTTATGCCGAGCCGGCCGATGCGGTGCTGGTCGTCAAACGATACATGAAGGACCATTACACCCGACGCGCACAAATCGAAGCCTTGCTGACCGCCTTGGCCAACAACAACGATCCGACCGTAATCCAGTTGCTGCTCGCCGTGGCCCGGCGCCACCGCACAAAATCCGTTCAGGAACGGGCCAACGAACTGGTTGCCGCCATTGCCGCCAGAAACGGCTGGAGCCACGACGAATTGGCGGACCGCACCATCCCTACCGCGGGCTTCGAAAGCAACGGCACGCAACAACTGTCCTACGGTACGCGCAGTCTAATCCTGAAACTGAACAACGACCTAAGCCTCATTCTGGAAAACCAAGCCGGCAAAACCCTCAAGTCCTTGCCGGCCCCGCGCCAGGACGACGACGCCGAAGCGGTCAAACAGGCCAAGGCGGATTTTTCCAATAACAAGAAAGAACTGAAACAAGTGCTGGAAATGCAAACCCAGCGTTTGTACGAGGCGATGTGCGTCGGCCGTGTTTGGCAAGGTGCCGAATGGCGCGCTTACCTACTGGAACACCCGCTGATGCAGCGCTTGTTGCAACGCCTGGTTTGGCAAGTCGAAACAAACGGGGAATCGCGCCGCTTACGGCCGACCGCCGAGCTGGAACTGATCGACCTGGATGACGAAACCTACGAACTGGCCGACGACGCCCGGATCAGCGTGGCCCATGCCGGCCAGTTGCCGCAAGAGGAAGCGAAAGCTTGGGCAAAGCATTTCAAGGACGAAAAATTGAAACCCTTGTTCGAGCAGTTCAGTCTGCCGCAACATGAACTGACCGATGCCGAACTCGCCGGCAAGCAATTGGATTACCATCAAGGCTGGATGACCGATGCCTTTACCCTGCGCGGCGTATTGACCAAGCGCGGCTACCAGCGGGCCGCGGCGGAAGACGGCGGCTTTTTCACTCACTATTACAAAGATTTCGCCTCCTTGAACACCCGCGTGACGATCGAATTCAGCGGCAATTGCCTGCCGGAGGAAAACGTCGCGGCGACTTTATTCCATCTGGCCTTCACAACCCCGGACCAACGCGGCTGGGTCAGCGAGGAAAGTTTTAAACCGCTGCACGCCATACCGGGCAGCTTACTTTACGAAGCCATGCTGGATTACGAAGCCGTTGCCGCCAAAGGCAGCTTCGATGCCGATTGGCGGCACAAATCGCCTTGGTGAGCGGGGGTAAATAAACATGTCAGAGGTGATTAAACAAGCCGCCGAATCGCTGTTTCACCAAGAGTTGCAAACTCTACGCGAGCAGGATAAAGGTCCCAAGCCTGCCGGCTGGCAATTGTCCGGGCAGGCCGTGAGGGACTTCGTAATCGGCAACGCGGCATTGGGCATTAGCCAGAAGTTTTACGGCGACGACGCCTTGGTCGAGCGAGCCATCGTTACCTTGATGGGCCATCAGGCCTTGCTGTTGGTGGGCGAACCGGGCACCGCCAAATCGTTGTTGTCGGAACTGTTGAGCGCGGCGATCAGCGGCGACTCGCAAAAAATCGTGCAAGGCACCGCCGGCACGACCGAAGAACACATCAAATATTCCTGGAATTACGCCTTGCTGCTGTCTCGCGGCCCCAGCGACGATGCGCTGATTCCCGGCGCAATTTATCGCGCCATGCAAAGCGGCTCGCTGGCGCGCTTCGAAGAGGTCACCCGTTGTCCGCAGGAAATCCAGGATGCGCTGATTTCGCTATTGTCGGAAAAGCAAGTCATGCTGCCGGAATTGCACCGCGTCACGGCCGCCAAACCCGGTTTCAATCTGATCGCCACCGCCAATCTGCACGACCGCGGCGTCAACGAAATGTCGAGCGCATTGAAGCGGCGCTTCAATTTCGAAACCGTTTACCCGATTCGCGACGTGGAACTGGAAAAACGCCTGATTCGCCAGCAAGTTGCCGAAAAACTGTCGCGCCTGTCGTTGCAACCGGCGATGGACAACGATGTGCTGGAAGTACTGGTCACCGCCTTCGACGAATTGCGCGGCGAAAAGCAGGCCGCCGTCAAAGCGCTGGATGCGGTGCTGTCGACCGCCGAAGCCGTCAATATCGCCTATGCCTGCTGCCTGCAAAACCACTACATGGGCAGCCGGCCGTGCAGCTCGCAAGTTGCCGAACAAATGCAAGGCAGCATCCTGAAAGACAAACCGGACGAGCGGAAAAAGCTGGCACATTATCTGGACGTCGTGGTGCGCGACCGCGCCAAAAAAGACGGACGTTGGAAAGGTTTTTTCGAGGCGGGCAGAAAGCTCTGGCTAGGCGGCTAACAACCTGACAAGCATCGCCGCCGGTACCGCATACAGCCATGCTCCAAGACACGCTTACCCCGCAGCTCCAAGCCGCCCGCGCTAAATTCGCCGGCGACGACGGCATTTTTTGGGCGCCGATCCGCCACCATAGCCCCGCTTGCAGCATTTATTTAAGGCAATTGCTGGACAGCGTGCAGCCGGACGCGGTATTGATCGAAGGCGCGGTGGATTTCAATCGCCAGCTCGAAACGCTGTTGGACGCGCAGACCGTACCACCGGTGGCCCTGTACGGCCAAAACAGTTTTTACCCTTTGTACGACACCAGCCCCGAATGGGTCGCGTTGCGCTGGGGCCGACAACACAACAAAAGTCTCTATTTTATCGACTTACCGATAGCCGACAAGGCCTGGCAGCGGGAAGACCGGGAACACGGCGGCATCAGCTTTCTGCACGAAGCGTATTTGCAGCACAGCGAGTTCATCCGCAAACTGGTGCAAACGACGCGCTGCCGCCATGGCGACGAGTTATGGGAGCGTTGGTTCGAGCTAAGACGTTTCGACGACCCGGCACAATTTTTCGGCCGGGTTTTCGATTATTGCACCGCCGCCCGTTTGACCTACAGCGAGCAAGCCATCGCCGATTCCGGCGATGGCGCGCGGGAACGCTTCATGCGCGGCGAAATCGCCCGCCATGCCGGGAAAGGTCAACGTTGCGTGGTGGTAACCGGCGGTTTCCACACCTATGCTTTGCTCGATTGGCAAAACGCGCCGTCCCACAAACCGCAGCAGGCAAGCCCTAGTTGGCTGGTCCGCTACAGCGAGGATCGTCTCGACGCCTTAAGCGGTTACAGCGCGGGCATGCCGGTGCCCGGGTTTTACCGGCGCTTGTTGCAGTGGCGCTCTGACTTGCCGGAATACGGTGTCGCGGAGGAATTACTATTGCAAGTGCTTGCCGACCTTCACCAACATCCCTTATTTCGGCAACAGATGAATACCGCCGCGAAGCAGGCGGTGTTTTACCAAGCGATGCAGTTGCAGCAATTGCGCGGCCATGCCTGGCCGGGCTTGTACGACATCCTGGACGGCCTGCGCAGCGTGCTGATCAAACACGACGCAGCCGGCGACGAGCCTTTATTGAAACAGGCGTGCAGCTTGCTGGCCGGCGACCGACTGGGGCAAGTCAGCAGCGCTTTGCCGCCCTTGCCGTTAGTCGACGAAGTCTATCGCCTGTTGAAGCGCGCCCGTTTCAAACTGGAGCAGACCACCAAAGTCACCACCACCTTCACTATCCGGCAACGCGACAACGAGCGCTTGGCGCTGTTATATCAATGCCGATTTATCGGTCTGGGCTTTGCCGAAAAAACCGCCGGGCCAGACTGGGAGCATGGCCTGCATCTGCATTTGCGCAGCGAAGAATGGCAGTATGCCTGGACTCCGTGGGTGGAAGCCCGGTTAGTCGATTTGAGCCTCACCGCGCCGGATTGGCAAAGCTTGTTGAATCAGCGTATCCAAGAACAATTGGCCGAATTGCGCGATCTGAGCCTCGCCGAACACCAGAAGTTTTTCGTGCAACTGCTGCTGATGAAGCGTTTGGACTTGGCTCATGAGCTGTGGCGGCAAATCGGACAGCAGTTGAACGATTGCAGCGATTGCGGGCAATTGGCGGAGTTTTTACTGTTATTGCTGCGCCTGCGCCAACACCAAAACGAGTTGTTCGAGCACTACGCCGAGCCGATCCGCCGGGTAGTCAAGCAAGCCTGGCAACAGCTGATGTTTATGCTGCCGGCGCTCAACTCGCTGCCAACTTCGGCGGGATTGCGCTTATTGCTGCAAATCCGGGAAATCACCCGCGAATGCGCCGAAGCACTGACCGACGACTGGCAAAATGCCTGGCAGGCGCGTCTGCATTGGCTGGAACAATACGGCGAATTGAGCGTCGCTTTGCGCTATGCCTGTCTCGCCTTGCTGACGGAACTGGGCGACGGCGGCCCGGCGGAATTGTGCGCGGCGCTGGGCAAACTGTTCGACTACGCCCCGGAGGCCGCTTACCAGGCGGTCAACGCGGTGATCACCGTAACGCCGTACTATTTGCTGCACGACGATGCGCTCGGATTACCGGCCTTGCTCAACCGCCTACTGGCCGGCTGGGACGAAGAACGCTTTATGTCGGCCTTGCCGGAACTGCGTTTGTTGTTCAGCCATCTCGACCCGGCAGCGGTCGAAAAGCTCGGCGATACACTGTGCGAATTGAACGGCTGGCAGGCGGCACCACCGTTGTTCAATGCCGACGTGGACGAACACTTGCTGCTGCAGGCCCGCCACTTGCAGCAACAACTCGCCGCGCAACTTAAAGCCGACGGCCTCGAACATTGGCTGGAACCAGATGAGTGAAGCTCATTAAGGCATGGCAATCGCCCCGGCAAACGAATGCTTCCACCATGATTTTCAGAATAAGGAGAGACGGCATGACTAGCAGTTTGGAACAACGTTGGCGTTTGGTACTCGGCCGTTTTGCCAACAAACATTTGTGCTCGGTGCCGTTAAGCCGGCAACAGAGCCAACAAGACCAAGTGTTGGAGCAACTCTATAAAAAACAATTGGAACGCCGCGGTCTGCGGACGTCCGGCACACTGGACGATTCCCAACTGCAGGTGGTCGATTGGCTGCATCGGGCCGACCGTTTGTTTCCGAAAACCGTGCGGGAAAAAATTCAGGACCATGCGGTGCGCGAATTCGGCATCAAGGAATTGTTGAAAAACAAGGATTGCCTCGGCAACCTGACGCCCAACCTGGCTTTGCTGAAACAGTTGCTGGCGGTACGTGCCGAGCTAAGCCCCGAGTTGATGCAGGAAGTCAGGCGCATCATCCAAACCGTGGTCGACGAATTGCTGCAGCAACTGCAACCGAAATTCAACCAAACCTTCAGCGGCCGATTGAACCGCCACCAAAGTTCGCCGCAACCGCTGTTGGCCAATCTGGATTGGCCCAAAACCATCCGCCGCAATCTCAAGTATTACGACCGGCAACGGCAGTGCTTGCTGCCGCAAACCATCTATTTCAGCTCCCGTAGCCAAAAGCATTTGCCGTGGCGGGTCATTTTATGCCTGGACCAAAGCGGATCGATGATGGATTCGGTGATTTACAGTGCGGTGATCGCCGGGATTTTGGCGCGATTGCCGTGCGTCGATCTGAAACTGGTGTTGTTCGATACCAATGTCGTCGATTTGTCCGCCAAGGCGCACGATCCGGTGGAAGTATTGTTGTCCGGCCAAATGTGCGGCGGCACCCATATCGCCAAGGCGTGGAGCTACTGCCAGCAATTGGCCGAGCAACCAAGGCGCACCGTCATCGCCACGGTCAGCGATTTCGAAGAAGGCGCTTCGCCCGCCGCATTGTTGCGACAAGCGGCACAGATGCTGGAAAGCGGTATCAAAATGCTCGGCATTACCGCGATGGCGGCCGATGCGACCCCGTTTTACGACATCGCGATGACCGCTAAACTTGGGCAATTAGGCATGGAGATCGCATCGCTCAGCCCGGACGTGTTTGCCGATTGGCTGGCCAAAGCCATGGAGTTATAGCGTGTTCGGTATCGAGCAATTGGAAATTCTCAGCAGTCCCGGCTTGGTACGGCGCGCAACGAAATCGCTGGAGAAAACCAAGGTCGAATGGACGGCCAAGGAAAGCGATGCCTGGCAATTCGATTTCGAAAGCCAGCAAGGCAAAATTTTGCCGGCGCGCATCGAACAGAGCGTTTGCAACTGTCCGGCAACCGGCCTATGCAAACATATCGTCGCGGCGGCCATTGACTATCTCAACCACCACCAAGCGCAAAGTTTTACGCCACCCGCTTTGGACCACCCCCAATTGTTCGACAGCGCCGGCAAAGCCGCTTGCCGCCAAGCGTACCGGCTGTGGCAAAGCGGGGCTTGGCCGCAGGCCGAAATCCGCATCGCCGAGCGTCATGTCGAAGTCAGTTGGCTGCAGCAAAAAGCCGTCATTCGCCAAGGCGAAGGACTGGATGCGGTGCTGTGCGAATCCGGCGCGGCCAGCGAACGCTTGATCGCCGCACTGCTTTACCAACCGCCGTCCGCCTGGCCCGACTGGCTGGAGCGGGAACAGCAAGCGGCGCAAAGCGAATACCGACAACAGCGCGAACAATTATGCGGACAAGTCAAAACGCAAACCTGCATTCTGCTGCAAACCGGCGTCAGAAACCTGCAACCCGCCAACCTGAGCGAATTGACGAGTCTGGTACCCCAGCTGAAAAACGGCGGCGAACCGCGCTTGGGCAATGCCGTGCTGGCATTGCAGGAATGGGTCGAGCGCCGCAGCCAAGCGCAAGGTTTGGACCCGAACGCAGCGATATTGCGGCAACTAGCCTTAATCTATGCGTGGGCCGATTCGACGCTGCCGGCGGCTGAGCAGGAGGAGCGGCACGCAACGGAGTTGTATTTACTGTGTCTCGGCGGCCATCAATGGCGCACGGTGAGCGGTGCCTTGGGATTGAATATGCTGTTTCTGAGCGACGACGGGCGGATTTTTAGCGCGAGTCTGGCGCGCAGCGGCAAAGGCCGGGGTTTCAGCATTGCCGAAGCCTGGAAAAACTGCAGTTTATGGTCCGGCGCACCGCTCAATCGAGATTTGCCGGGCCGCTATCTGCGCTTGCACGCGGCGACCTACAATCCGCGTAACGGCCTCAGTTTAAGCCAAAAGACCGAAGCCAAACCAAGCGATGAGGCCTTTGAATGGGTCTATACCCAAGACTGGATGCAGTTAACCGAGTTACCGGAATACGGTTACGCACTGCTCAAAGTCGAGCGTTGCCTAGCGTGCGAGTTCGACGAAACCCGGCAGCAGTTGCTGCTGCAACTGGTCAACGATAGAAGCCAGCGGCTATTGGTCCGGCAAACCTATAGCGAAGGCATGTCCGAACGCTTAGTCAACCTACAAAGCCTGAAAAATGCCCGGGACTTTCATCTGGTGATTCGCCATGTCATCGCCGACCACAGTCATCAATTCGAAGCGCTATGCGTTTACCGGGATCAGTGGCAATCACTCGATTTTCAAAAGCCGGAAAAGCACCGCCTGGACCTGTTAACGCGTTTGCTCGGCCGCTTCAAAAACCGGCCGCTCGAACAAACCGCCGAGCCGCCGCTGGCGGAACTCTGCCGCAGCGCGTTGGAAACCTTGCAGGATTACCCCCATTGCTCGGCAACCCGCCTCGACGCCTCGCAGGCACAATTCGCCGCTTTGGGGTTAGACCTATTGCAACAGAAACTAACGATCGGCCGGCAACAACCGGAAGCCGTATTACAGCTAGTCTATTTACTCACGCTGGCTTATCACTCGGCAAACGGATGGCCGGTGGCCGAAGCAAGCTAATTGGGCTGCTAAGCCGGAACCGCCGAAATAGGTCGTGCCGCACATGTGCCGCCACACTTGGATAGCGAGCGGCGGTTGGTGCGCCCCATCGCACCACCGGTTTTCACCGCGCCCACGAGCCGAAAGCCGTCAACCTTTACGGCGCGTCCTACCGCGGTCCGGAAGAGAGATGAAGAACTATCGCGGCAATAGAGGGGCGCCACCCGATTCAGCGGAAAAGCCGAAGCAAAAACGACGGCTAACGAAATTTATAAACAGACTTCGGTTTTGACCGTCAACGACAACTTTTGCGCAATTCCGGGGCTTGCAGTCGCGCACCGCGCCGAGCGGAACCAAGCAATGCTCAAGCCGGCAGCAAATAGCCAGACGGCAGGCGGTAGGGGTATCGGGGCGGTGGAGTAGGTCAGATTATCGACAATCAATCCGTCACCGCTTTGGCCATGAAACTGGATTTTGTCGACCCATCCGGCGTAGCCCGATGCCAACCAATATATCCCCAGTGGTTGATTGGCACTGTCTAACGGAGAGCTGTAGACCTGTTGCCCCTGATAGAACAGCGAAAAACTGATGTTGGTATCCGATCCCCAATAGTTGTAATACATGCCTTGGAAAATCACCGGACCATGGTCGAACGTCAGCTCGCCGGCATGGCTATGCAACCGATTCTCGCCCAATTCCGGCGCGTGCGCTTCGAACTCCGAATAACTCGACACCTGGGCGTACATCGACTCCCAACCCGACAAACCGCCGTAGCCGTCGACCAGATCCCAGTCGGAAATGCCTTCGAAATCGACCACAGTCGCCGCCGCATTGGCCGGACCGTTGCTAAGCGACACCGCTAACAAAGCGGCTATAAATGATTTTTTCATACGCTCTTCTCTAATAACTTCGGACACATTGCCGGCTTAAATCGTCGCTTCGGCTTTATCGCTCTTAGCTGGACCGGCAGCTGCCCGCCGCCCCGCGATCGAACAGTTGGGCATGCGCAGCCGGAGCCGTCGTGGCGGCGTCACTCAATTTAAGCTTCATATAGCCCGTCGGAAACGGAAACAAGCAAAAATCGGCTGCGGTTTTGCGAGGCATTATCAGCACCGGCCCCGGACAGTGAAACCCTACCGTAGTGGGGTTAGGATAGACGTTGGAATCTGTTAAGATGCAAACCATTTACATCTAAAGACTGCCATCCGAAAACAGGAAGCCTGCAGTATCCATATGACTTATCGAGATAAGCGCGGACACTTTGATGTCCATTATTTTTTGGAAAGCATAATTGTAAAATTCCGCCATATGTCAATAGACTCATATGGATACATTATTAACCAGCTGCGGCATGCAGGATTTAGGCTGTATGTATCCAGCCACTAGCAGCTCTGCCGCGGACTGAATGTTTAGCCCCGCTGTCGATTCCCAAGGGAGCATTAACGTGAAATATTCGGCATGGGCAGCGGTTGTGGACGACCATCCGCTGGTTGCGCACGGCATCGCCGATTATTTGGTCACTCATTGCGGTTTTTCCCGCGCCGCCCCCATATCCGGCGTCGGCGAATTTTGGCGATTGCTGGAAACCGGCCAGCCGCCGGCGTTAGCCGTGATCGATTTCTGGTTGCCGGACGGCATTTCGTTACCGCTGCTGTTGCAGCTAAAACAATGCCACCCGGCCATACGGGTACTGGCGATCAGCGCCGACGACGACCGGGCCGTCGCCGGCAAAGTCGCCTCCGCAGGCGCGGACGGTTTCATCCACAAGCAAGCAGCCCCTAGTGTCTTTGCCAAAGCGGTTGAGGCAGTCATGGCCGGGGATTCCTGGTTCCACCCGCAGGCGGCCGGATTTGCGCCGACTCGGGAGCTGCCGGTTACGGCCGCCGAGCTGGGTTTAACCCCACGCCAGGGCCAGGTGCTGGCGATGATGCTGAAAGGTCTGCCCAACAAACGCATCGCTCTGAACCTGTCGCTGTCCGAACATACCGTCAAGGAACACGTCACCGGCATATTGGAGCGGTTGGGCGCGAAAAACCGAATCGAAGTGATCACAATGCTGCGCGGGCGACGGCTGGAAAA containing:
- a CDS encoding alpha/beta hydrolase family protein, which translates into the protein MSDDMQTIDSSVAGGLAIYAMLSANAYEKKAGRVRFDLSQLGWVRVDLDGEPTEEPTKEHKLSGLAYDIYEKIGSNKVVFAFRGTDSKEDYLTANLAIPPFNFQYRQARKAVGKYLSENSQKNVVATGHSLGGGLALSVSVHHGVKAFTFDPSPRIFDGIGDMHEPAERVIVYQQGEILQKFREHWKKVSDVVEEKNIYMCNYPEVFGEHSRHRGDLLAKGLLLDGIKSNPELSAVVVLE
- a CDS encoding DUF4132 domain-containing protein, whose protein sequence is MFNSQSDVQACFTLLDEYEKGISKSIARYILSGDNHAIPAHLGQFSREQLQTAAVSAPRYHYGYYQLGAEHQKKATKVYENFEKLYRSDLLADIEIARRLGVVMAACADMNNIRRHYLAEVPDWFAVLVSELNMLHAFAGDRAELAQHYDQRWFLSLTRQNDLDVAQWMPVLLERRENEWNCGFVKKLASRFDWPALLQDPDLSATLAALHYSGRVVLAECLLPQQNLDAVLAVVVSLLCDKSKQVRQTALPLIPKLSAEKLLAYLDAHYLGFDNAARKTLVPTLPVMIGDEAVDLLKKWQSSEPSKAIQETIGQALANKAAARQTADAELELPEWSPLESEAPIGKHWLDTLTDQYAKSLKAYERAAEAERTGNLAQKTQYDWQQKNYKSWLAYKADHIKRDLDKLLGASTELGLSERIRQSVGQLTGQQSDSDFKKLKELCLKADLFADADFKAVHLVRFFQGNIEMTQARQWFTAHPGVITDLRQLAQLVRTQAGDIRKLAQWLLIHYWNTDASLPDTYGMAIWPFFAENEDYLKEAFGLLESREDRYRKFELARGMAILAQFPVIPDMYLQVLYQQALSPAKTYGPLARSILSGYGIAPQRIIDALSSGKADERIVAADWIAELKLNQAIPALQTALKKEKHPAATAVLLGTLHDLGCNISAYLAPATMLKEAQIHLKQALPKGLCWFPFDALPTLKWLSGEAVDRDVLQWWLALACKLKQPEGNPLLDLYVRQLDDRSQKALGNTILHAFIRQDTLNPGDDAAHAHAKQYHQGLFDSWQRWAKSDWGKQYADKTLDDAYRELFNQKKAEYLGSAIGEKGILALAAYAEPADAVLVVKRYMKDHYTRRAQIEALLTALANNNDPTVIQLLLAVARRHRTKSVQERANELVAAIAARNGWSHDELADRTIPTAGFESNGTQQLSYGTRSLILKLNNDLSLILENQAGKTLKSLPAPRQDDDAEAVKQAKADFSNNKKELKQVLEMQTQRLYEAMCVGRVWQGAEWRAYLLEHPLMQRLLQRLVWQVETNGESRRLRPTAELELIDLDDETYELADDARISVAHAGQLPQEEAKAWAKHFKDEKLKPLFEQFSLPQHELTDAELAGKQLDYHQGWMTDAFTLRGVLTKRGYQRAAAEDGGFFTHYYKDFASLNTRVTIEFSGNCLPEENVAATLFHLAFTTPDQRGWVSEESFKPLHAIPGSLLYEAMLDYEAVAAKGSFDADWRHKSPW
- a CDS encoding ATP-binding protein — its product is MSEVIKQAAESLFHQELQTLREQDKGPKPAGWQLSGQAVRDFVIGNAALGISQKFYGDDALVERAIVTLMGHQALLLVGEPGTAKSLLSELLSAAISGDSQKIVQGTAGTTEEHIKYSWNYALLLSRGPSDDALIPGAIYRAMQSGSLARFEEVTRCPQEIQDALISLLSEKQVMLPELHRVTAAKPGFNLIATANLHDRGVNEMSSALKRRFNFETVYPIRDVELEKRLIRQQVAEKLSRLSLQPAMDNDVLEVLVTAFDELRGEKQAAVKALDAVLSTAEAVNIAYACCLQNHYMGSRPCSSQVAEQMQGSILKDKPDERKKLAHYLDVVVRDRAKKDGRWKGFFEAGRKLWLGG